GCTGCACGCCCGGAGTCTGGTCGTGCCAATCCAGGAACTCCTGGATCTGGCTCTTGCGCTTGCCGGGGGCGGGCTCGTTGATCGGCATCTTGATCAGGTGGTTGCCGCTGGCCATCACCTTGCTCATCAGCGCCGAATAGTCGGTGGAGATGTCCGCGTCGTCGAAGTGCTTGAACATCTTGAAGCCCATGACATGCTCATACCACTCCACCCAGTGGTTCATCTTGCCCAGCTCGACGTTGCCCACGCAGTGGTCGAAGAACTTCAATCCGCAGCTGTGCTCGCGGTTGTAGTCGTTGAGCTTGTTGTCCGTGACCTTGGCGAATTTCGGCAGGAAGAGGCCGCCGGTCTTGAGCTTGGTCAGGGCGTAGTCGCCGCTGCGGCTGACGAAGGTGTGCTGCACGCGGCCGTAGGTCTTAATGCCGGCGAACGTCACTGAGCCCGTCGAGTCCGACAGCGTGTAGGGCTGGTAGGCGCTCTCGCCGCCGTTTTTCAAGGCCTGTTCATAGGCCTTGGTCGCGTCGAAAACCGTCAGGGCGATGTCCTTGATGCCGTCGCCGAATCGGACCAGCTCTTGGTTCCACGGATGGGCCTTGGTCAGCGGCGTCTCCAGCAGCAGCCGGATGTTGCCCTGGGTGAGCAGGTACTTGGCGCTCTCGCGGTTGTCGGTGGTGAGGTCGGAGATCTGGTCGATCTGGAAGCCAAAGGCCTGGGCGTAGAAGAACGCGCTCTGCTTGGCGTTGCCGACGATGAAGTGGACATAGTCCACATCGATCAGGGCGAGCGGATCGGTGACGGCCGCGGCGTTGGCTGAAGTGGTTGGAGCGGTCTTGTGCATGAGGGCATTCTAGTCCGCCGGGACTGGGAGCAAAGCAGGGAAGCGCGGTCGAGGCGGAGATTTTCGCCGCGACTTTTGGTCGGTATGCTTGCCCGCAAGGTTCCACCCATGAACAATCGCAAAGCCATCGCACTCTTTATCGCGGCCCTGATCGGCTTCGCGATCATCTTTCTCTTCGTTCTTTTCACCGCGGGCACGGCCAAGGAGCTGCAGCCCCCTGTGAACATGGCCCCGAGCAAGAATTAATCTGCGGAATGCCGCGGCGCAATCCGGGTTTCGCAGACGCTCTTCAGTAGACGATCGGAGCGTGGATTTCCAGCCCGGGCAGGACCGCCCGCCCCTGGAGCGCCTTGAGCTCGATCAACACCGTCGCGCCAAACACATTCGCTCCCAGGCTCTTCATCAGATCCACGCACGCCTTCATGGTTCCGCCGGTGGCCAGCAGATCATCGACCATCAGGATCTTCTTGCCGTTGGCGACCGCGTCCTCGCGCACCTCGAGCGTGTCCTGCCCATATTCCAGGTCGTAGGTCACAGCCCGAACCGGCGGCGGCAACTTGCCTTTCTTGCGAATCGGGATGAAGCCGCACGAAAGCGCCTGCGCCACCGCGATGCCGAAGATGAAGCCGCGGCTCTCGGCGCCGGCGACGGCGTGGATGCCCTTGCCTCGGAAAGGATTCGCCATCAATTCGACCGCCATCGAAAGAGCCGCGGGATCGTTGAGCAGCGGCGTGATGTCCTTGAAGAGAATCCCCGCCTTGGGAAAATCGGGAACGTCGCGGATCAATTTTCGAAGGTGGGTGGTGGGCATGCGGGCATTGCACGGCGAAATCGGTTCCTTGTCCAGCGCCGCTACCATGGCGGCATGGCAGAACCCAAGGCGAAGATCCTGCGGCTGGAGACCGTCGAGCCCATCGGCAAGCGGGTGCTGATTCGCAAGGACGAGGACCGCAAGATCACCAAGGTGGGTATCCATCTGCCTGACAAGATGGAGATTCCCACGCTGACCGGCCGCGTGGTGGCGCTGAGCGCCCAGATCGCCCGCGACGAGGACTACCCCATCCGCCAGTACGACCGAATCCTCTTCAACCCGCGCCATGGGATTCCCGTGGATTTCGAGGGGGACAACCGCCTCTTCGTGGTGCCGATCGAGGACATCGTCGCGGTCTTCCGCGCCACCGACGGGGATGCCGCGAAGTGACCGCAAGCGCCAAGGGAGGGCTCGAGGTCCATTCCGCCCCCCGCGCGACGGGGCCGGTGCGCGGCGCGTTCTTGCCGCCGGGCTCGAAGAGCCTGACGCAGCGTTTCATGATGCTGGCGGCGCTGGCCGAGGGCTCCAGCACGATCGACCATCCATTGGATTCCGCGGACACGCGGGCCCTTGGCGCCGGGTTGGCGACTTTGGGCGCCTCGGTGCGCTGGCCGGAGCGCGGGCCGCTGGTCATTCGCGGCGTGGATGGAACTTTCCCCGGCTTTGGAAATCTGGACGCAGTCGATGGCGGCACGCCGGCGCGATTCCTGATGGCGGCCGCGTGTCTTGCGAGCGGCAGCTCCGTGCTCGATGGATCGGCGCGACTGCGCCAGCGGCCGATGCAAGATGGCGTTTCCATATTGAATTCACTCGGCGCGACTCTCAAGCAATCGACCTCCGCGCAACTGCCGATCACGATCACGCCGACGCAGGAGTTCCGCAAGGGTGGCTCATGCCGGATTCCCGCCGCCGCAAGCAGCCAATTTATTTCGGCGCTGGCCTTGATCGGCCCATGGCTCACTCGCGGCGTCGAAGTGCGCCTCGAGGGCGAGCAGCCCAGTCTTTCCTACATTGATCTCACGGTGCATTGCCTGCGCAAGGTGGGGGCCGCCGCAGCGTGGCGAGCCAGCGAAGGCGTGCTGCGCGTGGAGCCGACGCGTTTGAAGGCATTTCATGTCGCGATCGAACCGGATGCCTCCAGCGCGGCCTATGGGCTGGCGCTGGCAGCGATCATGCCGGGCAGCGAAGTGACGGTGGCGGGCCTTCCCCGAAGTTCGCACCAGCCGGACATGGCGGTCTTCGACGCGCTCGTCGAATTGGGCGCGGTCGACTGCTCGACTGCCGGCGGATCGGCGATTCGATATGGCTCGCGGCTGAATGGCGGCGTGCTCGACGCCTCGCGTTGGCCCGATGGAAGCCTGGCGGTCATGGCTGCGGCGGCCTTTGCCTCGGCACCCGTCGAGATCCGCGGACTGTCCACGCTCGCCGGCAAGGAAAGTGATCGCATCGAGGCGATGGGCGCCTGGCTGCAGGCGGCGGGCGCGACCGTCGAGTGCGGCGGCGACTGGATTCGCGTCGACGGGCGCTCCTTGCATGACCGCCAGATCGTCGTCGATCCGCGCAACGATCACCGCATCGCCATGAGCGCCGCAGTTGCCGGCGCGGCCCGCGGCGGAGTGCGGATTTCCGACCCTGCGTGCGTCGGCAAGAGCTGGCCCGGATTCTGGCCCGCCTGGCAGCGTCTGGTGGCCGGTTTTGGAGGGAGCACTTGATGGATCACCCCAAGAGCGACGATACTGGCGGGATGCGCGATTTTTGGTGGTTCGCACGTGGACTTCTTCGCCCCAGGCACGAGGCGATCATTGCGCTCATCGGCGCCTTCATCAGCGCCGGCGGTTTGGGCGCGGGCCTGCTCAGCCTGGGGCCCTTGATGCAGCTCATTCTGAGGGATGGCACCTCGCTGCAGCAGATTCTGCGCAACTTCAACGCGAGGGGAGAATGGATCCAGGCCCCGGAATGGATCATCGGGTTGATGCCCACGACTCCCTACGGCGGCGTCGTCTGCCTGCTGGTGGGTTTGTGCGTGCTGACCGTCTTCGGCGCCGCCGCCAATTTCATCCATCAGCTCGTGGCCATGGGACTCTGCGCGCGGACCACTGCGAAGATCCGCCTGGAGATCTTCCGCCATGTGATCCATCTGCCGCTTTCGGTCGTCACCAAGCAGGGACCCGCCGAGTTCACCAGCCGCATCAACAACGACGTCACGATGCTCAACAGCGGGTTCGAGGCGCTGACCAGCAAGACGATCGCGCAGCTCACCAAGGGCGTGGCGGCGCTGGCCGCGGCCCTCTACTTCGACTGGCGGCTGGTCCTGGTTTCCTGCACGGTGGGACCGATCCTTGCCGTCGTTCTGCGCAAGACCGGCAAGTCGATCCGCAAAGGCACGCGCGGCGCGCTGGAGGCGCAGGAGTCGCTGTTGCGGACCACGCAGGAGTCGATGCAGGGATTGCGCACCATGAAGGGCTCGACCGCCGAGTTGGAGTCCATCCGCCGCTTCGCACTGTTCAACCACAAAGTGCTGCGGCAGAACCTGCGCGTCCGCAAGTCGCGTGCGCTCTCGGGACCGCTGATCGAGATGCTGGCGATCTTCGTGGTTGCCGGGCTGGCGCTGATCGCCGCCAAGAGCATCTTGGGCGGCGAACTTTCGTTCGAGAATTTCCTGCTTTCGCTGGGCGCGCTGGCGGTTTGCGCCAACAGCCTCAAGCCATTGACCGGCTTCATCAACGAGTTCCAGGCCACGGCGGCGCCGGCGGCGCGGCTTCGCAGCATTCTGAAGATCCCACGCGAAGACAAGAACGAGACAGGGAAGCCCGGACTCAAGCGGCACGCGCAGTCGATCAAGTTCGAAGGAGTTGTGTTCGCCTATCCCAACGCGCCGCAGCCTGCGCTGGCGGGGGTCAACTTCTCGGTGCTCCACGGCGAGCGCGTCGCCATCGTCGGCTCCAACGGCTGCGGCAAGACCACGCTGCTTTCGATGGTGCCGCGTCTGCTCACGCCTACGGGTGGTCGCATCCTCGTCGACGACGTCGACATCCAGGGCATTGACCTGAAAAGTCTGCGCCGTCAAATCGGATTGGTGACGCAGGAATCGGTGCTGATCCAGGGAACCATCTACGAGAACATCCGGCTCGGTTTCCGCCGCGCTAATCGTGCCGAGGTCGAGACCGCGGCGAAACGGGCCCGCGCCTGGGATTTCATCTCCGCCATTCCCGGAGGCCTCGACGGCCATGTCAGCGAGCAGGGGGCGAGTCTTTCCGGCGGGCAGCGCCAGCGCATTGCCATCGCCCGCGCCATTCTGCGCGACCCGGCAATCCTGCTGATGGACGAAGCGACCAGCCAGGTGGACGCCGAGAGCGAGGAGCAGATCAACAAGGCGATCGCCGAGTTCGGCGTGGGGCGCACGGTTCTGGTGGTGGCTCACCGCCTGAGCACGGTGCTGGCGGCGGACCGGATCGTGGTGATGGATTTCGGCCGCGTGGTCGACATGGGAACGCACGCGGAACTTTTGAAGCGCTGCGATGTCTACCGGCGAATCGCGGCGACGCAGATGCTCACCCCCGAAGTCGCGGTGCGCTAGCCGCCCAGCGTCTCGTCGCCAACGCCACGTGTCGGCGAAGCAAGAGATCAGGGCGCGATGGGCAGAAGTTGCTCGACCAAAAATTTCGTGCCGAGGGTCTTGGCTTCCGCGGCGCAGGTGCCGAATCCAATGTGCTCTGCCGGGGCGCCGGTCGGCCCGAATTCATGCCAGATAACAGGAAGGCTCGCCGGGGTGCGCCGGCGGATCTCGGCGATGAAGTCGCGCTGCGGCCCCACGGCAACCATCTGATCTCCGGCGGCGTGCAAGGCGAGAAGCGGTGTGGGCTTCCAGGAATCCAGGTGTCGAAGGGGCTCGAACTTCGCGGCGCGGCCGGGATCGTGACGCGCCGAAACGAGCTGGCTCCAATCGCCGCTCGAGGCCTCGATCAGCGCGGCCTTGAAGGGATGTGGCCGGCACATCGCCGCCAGCGCCGTCATCGCGCCAAGGCTGAAGCCGCCGATGGCGCAGCGCGAGGAATCGAATTCGGGGAATTGCTTCAGCACCTCGAGCACGCCGGGCAGCTCGCCCAGCATCGATTCGACGACTTCCAGCGAGCGCTCTGAAGTCTGCAGCTCGCTCTGGGCTCGCTCGCCATGGCCGGGCAGGTCGATCGCCACCGTCGCGATGCCGGCCCGCAACAACCTCAGATAGCGCCCGCTGTCGAGCTCCTTCTGCGCGGTGCGGCCATGCATCCAGAAGAGGTAGGGCGCGCTGCCCGCGCTGCTTCCGCTCGCCCTGTCGAAGCGCGGATGGATCAGCAGTGCCGGCGTCCGCGATGGACCTAGGCGAAGCACGCGACTCTGGGCCAGCAAGGATCGGGGAAGGGTGGTGGCGAGATCGGCCATGGAATGCCGCCCGGGTTGCGGGCGCGGACACACTAGCATCACGGAATGCTCCAGGTGATCGCCGGCGAATTCCGCTCACGCATCCTCAAGACGCCCAAGGATGACGCCCTCACCCGGCCGATGGGCAGCCGCACCAAGGAAGGCCTCTTCAACATTCTGCGCGGTTGGTTCGAAGGAGCCCGCGTGCTCGACCTCTTCGCCGGCGTGGGCACGCTGGGAATCGAGGCGGTCAGCCGCGGAGCCAGCAAAGTCTTCATGGTCGAGAAGGATCGCAAGATCCATTCGCTGCTGCGTGAGAACATCGAGGCGCTGGGTTGCGGCGAGCGCGCCGTCGCGGTCCAGGCGGATGCGCTTGGCGAGGCGGCGATCAGCGCCGCTGCCCCCGAGGTCAACATCGTGCTGATGGATCCGCCCTTCGCCCTGGTGGAAACCGAGGAGGGATTGCGCCAAGTGCTTGAACAGGCGGCGCGCACGCGGAAATTGTTCCTCGCCAAGGGCTTCCTGATCCTGCGCCTGCCGGGCGTTTCGAATCCGCCCCCGGCCATCGCGGGCTTCGACGGCCCCGAGGTGCGTCAGTACGGCGCCCAGCAGAATCTGCTGCTCTACATGCCGCACTTCGAGGCTTCCCAAGTCGCGAACCCGGAATGATCCGGTTCTTGGCTTAGACTCCGGCGCACCATGGATCCGTTTTCCGTCTCCATCATTCTCGCCGCCGCCGGAAGCAGCACCCGCTTCGGCAGCGACAAGCTCGGCCAGGATCTGGGCGGCCGGCCGCTGCTGCTGCGCAGCGTGGAGCTTTTCACCAAGCGCGATGAGGTGCGCTCGATCATCGTGGCAGCGCCGCCGAACAACATGCAGGAATTTCGCGATCGCTTCGGTGCCCAGCTGAGCTTCCACGGCGTGACGATCGTTGCGGGCGGGACCATCGACCGGTGGGAAACCATCCGCAACGCCCTCAAGGCGGTCCCCGCCGAAGCCACGCACATTGCAGTGCATGATGCGGCGCGGCCCGCCACCAGCGACGACCTGATCTCGCGGGTCTTCGAGGCCGCCAAACGCCACGACGCGGTGATCCCCGCGCTGCCGGTGGCCGACACGCTCAAGCGCGTCAACGAGGAAGTCGTCGAAGCCGAGAAGGAGGACGCGATCGCCGATCTGATTTTGGGCGAGGATGCCGACGCCTCCAAGGCCAAGGGAAAGTTCGTGCAGTCCACGGTGGATCGAAAGAATCTCGTCGCGGTGCAGACCCCGCAGGTGTTCAAGGCGGACTTGCTTCGCCGCGCCTATCAGCAGACGGATCTCAGCGCCGTCACCGACGACGCGGCGCTGGTGGAGCGCATGGGCGAAAAGGTGCTGGTGGTGGATGGTGAGTTCCGCAACTTGAAGGTGACGATTCCGGACGATCTTCGCACGATTCGCCTGCTGCTTGGCATCGCCGCCCCCGAGGGCCGCGCCGTACACAAGCGCTTCTAGCGCAGACGTGGCATCTCGCTCCCCCATCAAATCAATTTTGATTTTCTGTCCGCGTCACATGTCCGACTGCAGCGACGCCGACTCAAGCTGGTAGAGGCCCACCAGCCAGTTCTCCACGAGGTAGGGATCGACCTTGAACTTGCCGGTGATGGTGCCGAAGTTGAAGGTGTGGCGGCGCCCCGGCTTCACCGGAGTTGCGAGTTTGACTTCGATCGCGTCGTAGGGAGTCGGCGGCACGCCGATGCAGCAGCCGTCCCATTGGTTGAGCATCACCAGGATCTCGCTGCTCTCCTGCAGCATCAGCGGAAAGGCCATGTACCCCTCGATGCGGACCCACGCGCCGTCGAGCATGGCGACGCGCTGCGGAATTGCATTTTGTTGCAGGCGCGGAATGTAGGTCTGCGAGGCGCTGGTGAGGCACTCCCAGGTGATCTTGTAGGGATCCGCCTCCGTGCCCGCGCCGCTGATGAGGTACTTGTTGTCGGCGAGAATCGACCCGTCGCTCTGCTTGATGAGGTTGCCTGGAACGATGGTCGCGTTGGCGATCTTGCGGTCGAGCCCAAGCTTCAGCGAGTCCGGTGAGATCGCGGTGGAAGCGGCCTTTGGCTTTTCGACCGCAGTGACAGGGAGATTGGCGACGGAACCTTTGGCGATTGGTTGCACAGGCGGCTGCGCGGTTGTGGGTGCCGCCGATGATGATGGAATGACCGCCGCGGGTTTCGCAGCGACTATCGTCGGCGACGGAGCAGCCTGGTTCGATGATGGAGAAACCGCGGCAAGCTCGCCGGATTCGTCGCGCCGCACTGCCGGAGTAGGGAAAATGACCGCCAATAATGCGGCGAAGCAGATCAGCGCCAGAATGCTCCAGACAATCCGCATGGCTAGGCCTCGGGTCTCAGGTTCTCCGCCACGGAAGTTCGATAGGCGTTCATCGCCGGCAACACGCCGGCCAGCGCCGAAAGCAGAATAGCACCGGCGAGAATGATCAAGGTGCTGCGCGGGTCCAGTGACGGGTCGACGACGAGCCCGATGCGCGCCTTCAAGGCGCCGGAGGCGATCGCGTTGCCGGCCAGGCTCAGCAGGGCGCCGGCCAACGCGCCGGCAAAGCCGATCAGCGTCGCCTCCGTGAGGATCATCCCGGTGATGCGCGACCTCGCCACGCCAAGGGCGCGGAGCAGTGCGATCTGTCGCCGCCGCTCCGCCATGGAATTGTGCATGGCCAGCAGGATCGAGATGCCGCTGGAGACCAGGACCGCGGCGCCCAGGGCGATGAACAATTCATCGACGTTGCCAACGATCGAGCGGAGCCGGTCGATCTGCTGCGCCGGCTGCGCCACCACGATGCTGGTGTCGCGGCGCAGCGCGTCGAATTGCTGCTGCACCGCGGCGCTGGCGTCGTGGCCGGGCCGCGTGGGCAGGCGCAGCAGGATTCCGGTGATCTTCCGATCTTCATCCTTGAGGTCAGCGGCGGTGGCCACGCCTTCGATGCCCTCGTGCTCGCGGCGTTCCTGCGCGTGAAGAATCCAGGTGCTTTCAAGATTGATGAAGACCGCGCGGTCGTGCGCCGATCCGCTGGGCTCCAAGATGCCGACGACTTCAAAGGGAAACTCGTCGTGTTCGTGGGCGTGCTCGGTTTCGCGGCTCGAGCCTGTGCCATGCGTCAGGACAATTTTCTGCCCGACCTGAATGCCGGTGCCCGCCGCGGCGGCCGAGCCCAGGCAGACTTCGAAAGTCTTCGACGGGAAATGCCCGGCGGCCAGTTTCCACGGCTCGCCGCGCACCGGTTCGAAGCGCGTGAAGAACTCCGGACCCACGGCGGCAGTGGGAAAGCCCTTGAAGGAATCGCCTTGCTGCGTGGGGATCGCCCAGTCGTAGGGGAAGGCGCCCTTGATCTCCTGGTACTTGCTCCACGAAATCGGATTCGACGGCGCGTTGGCGTAGAAGACGCCATTGAGCACTGCGGTCAGCGGGCTTGAGTCGGCGCTGACCAGCAGATGGGTGGTGCCGGTGCCGCGTTGGAAGGCCTCGAAGCTGGCGGTGCGCAGCGAAAGCATGGTGAGCAGCAGGGCGGTCGCCACCGCGACGCTGCCGGCGGTGACCACGGTGCTCAGTCGGCGCGAGCGCAGGCTGTTGACGACGATCGAGAGGTCGTTCATCAGCGCGTCCCCGATTTTGCGTTGGCCCGTGCACTTGCGGCGAACGAATCGACCTCGATCACGCGCTGGAAGCGCGACTGCATCGCCCGGTCATGGCTGGCACAGAGGAGCGCCGCTCCCGCGTCGCGGCACGCCTGCTGGATCAGGTCCATGGCTTGCATGGCGTTGGCCTCGTCCAGGCTGGCGGTCGGCTCGTCGGCCAGCACCACCGCGGGAGCGCAGACGATGGCGCGGGCCACGGCGACGCGCTGCTGCTGCCCGACGCTCATGGTCGACACCGCGGCGTCCGGGCGCTCGATGCCAAGCTTTGCCAAAAGTTCGCGCGATCGCCGCGCGTGGTCGCGCTCGGGCTCGCCCGCGGCCATCAGCGCCAACGAGACATTCTCCTGCGCGGTGAAGCTGGGCAGCAAATGGTGCGTCTGGAAGACCAGGCCGATGCGCCTCGCGCGGATCCGATCGGCGGCGCTCTCTGAAACTCCATCGATCCGCTCGCCCGCGACCATGATGCTGCCGCGGCGCGCCCGCAGCAAGCCGGCCACGATCCAGAGCAGCGTGCTCTTGCCCGAGCCCGAGCCGCCGGAGATCAAAGCCATCTCGCCCTTGGCCAGCGCGAGCGAAGGAATCGACAGCGCGAAGCCTCCGCCATAGTCAAATTCCACATGGTCAAGTTGGATCGCGTTGGACATTGGGGGGATCTTAGACTTCGAGCCGCCCCAACGCCCAGTTCGGATTTCAATTGCTTCGGAGCCGACGATCAGCCGACATCGCCCAGTCCCAGCGCCTTGCCATAGGCGAGCATGAGTTTGTGCTTGAGCGCCGCCACGCCCGCGGCGGCGAGTTCCGGATCCCGGTCGATCCATTCCTTGGCGTCCTGGCGGGCCTGGCCCAGAAGCTCCGCGTCGCGGGTGAGGTCCGCCACTTGAAAGGGCGGCAGCCCCGACTGGCGGCTGCCGAACACTTCGCCCGGTCCACGGATGCGCAGGTCGGTCTCGGCAATCTCGAATCCGTCGTCGGTGGCACCGATGGCCGCGAGCCGATCTTTGCCCTCGGTCGTGACGGCATCGCCCAGGAAGACGCAGAGGCTCGGCGTGGCGCCGCGGCCGACGCGCCCGCGCAGCTGGTGCAGCTGCGCCAGGCCGAAGCGATCGGCGTGCTCCACCACCATGATGCTGGCGTTGGGTATGTCCACGCCGACCTCGATGATGATCGTGGCCACCAGCGCCTGCACCGCGCCGCTGCGGAAGACCTTCATGTTGGCCTCGCGGTCCTCGCGCGTCATCGCGCCATGCAGGCAGGAGATGGCGATGCCCTTCCACGGCCCTTCCTGCAGATAGCGCACATGGTTGGCGACATCCTTCAATCCAAGGTCGGATTCCTCGATAGCGGGCACCACCACATAGGCCTGCTCGCCGCGATCGAGGCGCGTGCGCAGATAGGCATAGACCTCCGGCGCCTTCTCCGGCGTGACCACGCGCGTAATGACGCGAGTTCGCCCCGGCGGCATGCCGCGCAGCACGCTGGTATCCAGGTCGCCGTAGAGCGTGATTGCCAAAGTGCGTGGAATCGGCGTCGCGGTCATGACCAGCGTGTGGGGGACCAGCGGCAACTCGCCCTGGCCCTTTTGCCGGATGGCGGCGCGCTGCTTCACGCCGAAGCGATGCTGCTCGTCGATGACGGCGACGGCGAGGCTGCGAAAGGCGATGCCGCTCTCAAGCAGGGCGTGCGTGCCGATGGCGATGTCGAATTTGCCGGTGGCCAGGCCCGCGACGCGCTCCATGCGCTCGGCGCCGGTGTTGGAGCCGGTGACGAAGGCGATGCGGACCTGGCTGCCCTTGAGCATGTTCCGCAGCACTGCGTAGTGCTGCTCCGCGAGGATTTCAGTGGGGGCGACCAGCGCCGCCTGGTGGCCGTGAGCGACCGCAAGCAGCATGGCGTAGACCGCGACCGCAGTCTTGCCGCTGCCCACGTCACCTTGAAGCAGTCGGTTCATCGCAAAAGGCTCGCCCATGTCCTTGGCGATTTCCCCGATGACGCGATCCTGCTCGGCGGTGAGCGTGAAGGGAATCCGGGCGCGGATGTGCTGGTCGATGGTGGGCTCGAGCTTCAGGGGAATCGCCCGGGTGCGCGAGCGAAGCTGCGCCCGCCGCATCATGACGCCCAACTGCAGCAGAAACAATTCGTCGTAGGCCAGGCGCTTGCGCGCCGCGGCGACATCCTCATCGTCGCGGGCGTCGTGATAGAGCCTATAGGCCTCGGCCAGCGCGATCAGACCGCGGGCCTGGCGGAACTCGCTCGGCAGGGGATCTTCGATCGTGGCGCAGACCGGCTG
This portion of the Planctomycetota bacterium genome encodes:
- the hppD gene encoding 4-hydroxyphenylpyruvate dioxygenase, with product MHKTAPTTSANAAAVTDPLALIDVDYVHFIVGNAKQSAFFYAQAFGFQIDQISDLTTDNRESAKYLLTQGNIRLLLETPLTKAHPWNQELVRFGDGIKDIALTVFDATKAYEQALKNGGESAYQPYTLSDSTGSVTFAGIKTYGRVQHTFVSRSGDYALTKLKTGGLFLPKFAKVTDNKLNDYNREHSCGLKFFDHCVGNVELGKMNHWVEWYEHVMGFKMFKHFDDADISTDYSALMSKVMASGNHLIKMPINEPAPGKRKSQIQEFLDWHDQTPGVQHLAFRTDDELASVAELRRRGVDFLTIPEAYYKNVWERVNAMLTKSGHQAVKEDHQRVRDLGILVDADDEGYLLQLFTKPLQDRPTMFFEIICRRGSQSFGKGNFKALFESLEIEQERRGNL
- a CDS encoding adenine phosphoribosyltransferase, with the translated sequence MPTTHLRKLIRDVPDFPKAGILFKDITPLLNDPAALSMAVELMANPFRGKGIHAVAGAESRGFIFGIAVAQALSCGFIPIRKKGKLPPPVRAVTYDLEYGQDTLEVREDAVANGKKILMVDDLLATGGTMKACVDLMKSLGANVFGATVLIELKALQGRAVLPGLEIHAPIVY
- a CDS encoding co-chaperone GroES, which codes for MAEPKAKILRLETVEPIGKRVLIRKDEDRKITKVGIHLPDKMEIPTLTGRVVALSAQIARDEDYPIRQYDRILFNPRHGIPVDFEGDNRLFVVPIEDIVAVFRATDGDAAK
- the aroA gene encoding 3-phosphoshikimate 1-carboxyvinyltransferase, with translation MTASAKGGLEVHSAPRATGPVRGAFLPPGSKSLTQRFMMLAALAEGSSTIDHPLDSADTRALGAGLATLGASVRWPERGPLVIRGVDGTFPGFGNLDAVDGGTPARFLMAAACLASGSSVLDGSARLRQRPMQDGVSILNSLGATLKQSTSAQLPITITPTQEFRKGGSCRIPAAASSQFISALALIGPWLTRGVEVRLEGEQPSLSYIDLTVHCLRKVGAAAAWRASEGVLRVEPTRLKAFHVAIEPDASSAAYGLALAAIMPGSEVTVAGLPRSSHQPDMAVFDALVELGAVDCSTAGGSAIRYGSRLNGGVLDASRWPDGSLAVMAAAAFASAPVEIRGLSTLAGKESDRIEAMGAWLQAAGATVECGGDWIRVDGRSLHDRQIVVDPRNDHRIAMSAAVAGAARGGVRISDPACVGKSWPGFWPAWQRLVAGFGGST
- a CDS encoding ABC transporter ATP-binding protein/permease; translated protein: MDHPKSDDTGGMRDFWWFARGLLRPRHEAIIALIGAFISAGGLGAGLLSLGPLMQLILRDGTSLQQILRNFNARGEWIQAPEWIIGLMPTTPYGGVVCLLVGLCVLTVFGAAANFIHQLVAMGLCARTTAKIRLEIFRHVIHLPLSVVTKQGPAEFTSRINNDVTMLNSGFEALTSKTIAQLTKGVAALAAALYFDWRLVLVSCTVGPILAVVLRKTGKSIRKGTRGALEAQESLLRTTQESMQGLRTMKGSTAELESIRRFALFNHKVLRQNLRVRKSRALSGPLIEMLAIFVVAGLALIAAKSILGGELSFENFLLSLGALAVCANSLKPLTGFINEFQATAAPAARLRSILKIPREDKNETGKPGLKRHAQSIKFEGVVFAYPNAPQPALAGVNFSVLHGERVAIVGSNGCGKTTLLSMVPRLLTPTGGRILVDDVDIQGIDLKSLRRQIGLVTQESVLIQGTIYENIRLGFRRANRAEVETAAKRARAWDFISAIPGGLDGHVSEQGASLSGGQRQRIAIARAILRDPAILLMDEATSQVDAESEEQINKAIAEFGVGRTVLVVAHRLSTVLAADRIVVMDFGRVVDMGTHAELLKRCDVYRRIAATQMLTPEVAVR
- a CDS encoding alpha/beta fold hydrolase; this translates as MADLATTLPRSLLAQSRVLRLGPSRTPALLIHPRFDRASGSSAGSAPYLFWMHGRTAQKELDSGRYLRLLRAGIATVAIDLPGHGERAQSELQTSERSLEVVESMLGELPGVLEVLKQFPEFDSSRCAIGGFSLGAMTALAAMCRPHPFKAALIEASSGDWSQLVSARHDPGRAAKFEPLRHLDSWKPTPLLALHAAGDQMVAVGPQRDFIAEIRRRTPASLPVIWHEFGPTGAPAEHIGFGTCAAEAKTLGTKFLVEQLLPIAP
- the rsmD gene encoding 16S rRNA (guanine(966)-N(2))-methyltransferase RsmD, with protein sequence MLQVIAGEFRSRILKTPKDDALTRPMGSRTKEGLFNILRGWFEGARVLDLFAGVGTLGIEAVSRGASKVFMVEKDRKIHSLLRENIEALGCGERAVAVQADALGEAAISAAAPEVNIVLMDPPFALVETEEGLRQVLEQAARTRKLFLAKGFLILRLPGVSNPPPAIAGFDGPEVRQYGAQQNLLLYMPHFEASQVANPE
- a CDS encoding 2-C-methyl-D-erythritol 4-phosphate cytidylyltransferase yields the protein MDPFSVSIILAAAGSSTRFGSDKLGQDLGGRPLLLRSVELFTKRDEVRSIIVAAPPNNMQEFRDRFGAQLSFHGVTIVAGGTIDRWETIRNALKAVPAEATHIAVHDAARPATSDDLISRVFEAAKRHDAVIPALPVADTLKRVNEEVVEAEKEDAIADLILGEDADASKAKGKFVQSTVDRKNLVAVQTPQVFKADLLRRAYQQTDLSAVTDDAALVERMGEKVLVVDGEFRNLKVTIPDDLRTIRLLLGIAAPEGRAVHKRF
- a CDS encoding DUF3299 domain-containing protein — its product is MRIVWSILALICFAALLAVIFPTPAVRRDESGELAAVSPSSNQAAPSPTIVAAKPAAVIPSSSAAPTTAQPPVQPIAKGSVANLPVTAVEKPKAASTAISPDSLKLGLDRKIANATIVPGNLIKQSDGSILADNKYLISGAGTEADPYKITWECLTSASQTYIPRLQQNAIPQRVAMLDGAWVRIEGYMAFPLMLQESSEILVMLNQWDGCCIGVPPTPYDAIEVKLATPVKPGRRHTFNFGTITGKFKVDPYLVENWLVGLYQLESASLQSDM
- a CDS encoding ABC transporter permease, with product MNDLSIVVNSLRSRRLSTVVTAGSVAVATALLLTMLSLRTASFEAFQRGTGTTHLLVSADSSPLTAVLNGVFYANAPSNPISWSKYQEIKGAFPYDWAIPTQQGDSFKGFPTAAVGPEFFTRFEPVRGEPWKLAAGHFPSKTFEVCLGSAAAAGTGIQVGQKIVLTHGTGSSRETEHAHEHDEFPFEVVGILEPSGSAHDRAVFINLESTWILHAQERREHEGIEGVATAADLKDEDRKITGILLRLPTRPGHDASAAVQQQFDALRRDTSIVVAQPAQQIDRLRSIVGNVDELFIALGAAVLVSSGISILLAMHNSMAERRRQIALLRALGVARSRITGMILTEATLIGFAGALAGALLSLAGNAIASGALKARIGLVVDPSLDPRSTLIILAGAILLSALAGVLPAMNAYRTSVAENLRPEA